The Streptomyces albofaciens JCM 4342 genome has a segment encoding these proteins:
- a CDS encoding cytochrome c oxidase subunit 4, with amino-acid sequence MKTEAILFAGVAAFFFVAGLGYAFWSREPAGTAALAVSFLMSSLVSGFCTLNHHKRGMRPEDRKEAEVRERYGGLGFFPPRSAYPPLTGLAVALTALGVVFGLWLFVIGAGLLIAGVVGMVLEFSGHA; translated from the coding sequence GTGAAGACCGAGGCAATTCTCTTCGCCGGAGTGGCGGCCTTCTTCTTCGTGGCGGGCCTCGGCTACGCCTTCTGGTCGCGGGAACCGGCCGGTACGGCGGCGCTGGCCGTCTCTTTCCTGATGTCCTCGCTCGTGAGCGGATTCTGCACGCTCAACCACCACAAACGGGGAATGCGGCCGGAGGACCGCAAGGAGGCCGAGGTGCGCGAGCGGTACGGCGGCCTGGGGTTCTTTCCGCCGCGCAGCGCCTATCCCCCGCTGACCGGTCTGGCGGTGGCGCTGACCGCGCTGGGCGTGGTCTTCGGCCTGTGGCTGTTCGTCATCGGGGCCGGTCTGCTGATCGCGGGCGTCGTCGGCATGGTGCTGGAGTTCTCCGGCCACGCGTAG
- a CDS encoding CBS domain-containing protein, whose translation MPTAREIMSPGAECIGAEDSVLDAARKLTDLGVGAVPICGTDEKLKGVLTDRDIVVKVLGQGKDPAQTKAGELAQGEAVTIGADDGTEEILATMAQHKVRRLPVIDGHRLVGMVALADVARSLPDAKAGDLLEALSTD comes from the coding sequence ATGCCCACTGCACGCGAGATCATGTCCCCCGGAGCCGAGTGCATCGGCGCCGAGGACAGCGTCCTCGACGCGGCCCGCAAGCTCACCGACCTCGGTGTCGGCGCGGTGCCCATCTGCGGTACGGACGAGAAGCTCAAGGGCGTTCTGACCGACCGTGACATCGTGGTCAAGGTGCTGGGCCAGGGCAAGGACCCCGCGCAGACCAAGGCCGGCGAGCTGGCGCAAGGCGAGGCGGTCACCATCGGGGCCGACGACGGCACCGAGGAGATCCTCGCGACCATGGCGCAGCACAAGGTCCGGCGCCTGCCGGTGATCGACGGCCACCGCCTCGTCGGCATGGTCGCGCTGGCCGACGTGGCCCGCTCGCTGCCCGACGCCAAGGCCGGGGACCTCCTCGAAGCCCTCTCGACCGACTGA
- a CDS encoding DUF6479 family protein, whose product MFLAAPTTAAPRPVEPPTAASHLAIGIGPLIAGIAIVLLLIGAVVYGYRRRARNQDRPPRAHARPRGRAARKGTSARETDGVSRDSHDGTPSEVRDMGEYGTRPGNSGQPPPWDEGKGGSFGNG is encoded by the coding sequence ATGTTCCTCGCTGCGCCCACGACGGCCGCGCCCCGGCCGGTCGAACCGCCGACCGCCGCCTCCCACCTGGCCATCGGCATCGGCCCCCTCATCGCGGGCATCGCCATCGTGCTCCTGCTGATCGGTGCCGTCGTGTACGGCTACCGGCGCCGCGCGCGCAACCAGGACCGCCCGCCGCGCGCCCACGCCCGGCCCCGCGGCAGGGCCGCCCGCAAGGGCACCTCGGCGCGGGAGACCGACGGGGTGTCCCGGGACAGCCACGACGGGACGCCGTCCGAGGTCCGGGACATGGGCGAATACGGGACCCGCCCGGGGAACTCCGGCCAACCGCCACCGTGGGACGAGGGAAAAGGCGGCTCGTTCGGCAACGGCTGA
- a CDS encoding cytochrome b: protein MVFRRRTARARVRAGQFARTGFEALDRRLPMAEGGRALLRKAFPDHWSFLLGELALYAFLVLVLTGTYLTLFFDPVTAQTVYHGRHTPLSGLPMSHAYASALHISFDIRGGLLIRQIHHWAALVFIAALCVHLLRIFFTGAFRKPREVNWVIGVTLFLLAMLEGFAGYSLPDDSLSGTGLRTANTIVMSVPVAGTYLSFFLWGGEFPGTELVNRLYGLHILLVPGIMVALITVHLILVVYLKHTQWSRRGSTNRNVVGRPMYPHFTAKSAGLFFMTAGVLTLLGALAQINPVWEYGPYRSDQVATGAQPDWYVGFLEGALRLMPPWETDVWGHTVLWSVLIPAVLLPALFFLVLYLYPFCEKWVTRDGTEHHLCDRPRNRPTRTGLGVAGIVFYAVLLAAGGNDVTAFGFGVSVNALTWFFRVALVAGPVLAFLLTKRICLALQSEDRDALLEGEETGEVAQDPSGGLGEGRRGLCADRRYRLLVRDVPEPLRPPEGGPARLARRQRVRLALSNWYYRDRVDLPATPEQRARVAERTAGPQRGPDD from the coding sequence ATGGTGTTCCGCAGGCGTACGGCACGGGCGCGCGTCCGCGCCGGGCAGTTCGCGCGCACCGGCTTCGAGGCGCTCGACCGGCGGCTGCCGATGGCCGAAGGGGGCCGGGCGCTGCTGCGCAAAGCCTTCCCCGACCACTGGTCGTTCCTGCTCGGCGAACTCGCGCTCTACGCCTTCCTCGTGCTCGTGCTCACCGGCACGTACCTGACCCTGTTCTTCGACCCGGTGACCGCGCAGACGGTCTACCACGGGCGGCACACCCCGCTGTCCGGCCTGCCGATGTCCCACGCCTACGCCTCGGCCCTGCACATCAGCTTCGACATCCGGGGCGGGCTGCTGATCCGGCAGATCCACCACTGGGCGGCCCTGGTCTTCATCGCCGCCCTCTGCGTCCATCTGCTCCGCATCTTCTTCACCGGCGCGTTCCGCAAGCCGCGGGAAGTCAACTGGGTCATCGGTGTGACGCTCTTCCTGCTGGCGATGCTGGAGGGATTCGCCGGCTATTCACTGCCCGACGACTCACTGTCCGGGACGGGCCTGCGCACCGCGAACACCATCGTCATGTCCGTCCCCGTCGCCGGCACCTATCTGAGCTTCTTCCTGTGGGGCGGTGAATTCCCCGGCACGGAGCTGGTCAACCGCCTGTACGGGCTGCACATCCTGCTCGTTCCGGGAATCATGGTCGCGCTCATCACGGTGCACCTGATCCTCGTGGTGTACCTCAAGCACACCCAGTGGAGCCGGCGCGGCAGCACCAACCGCAATGTCGTCGGGCGGCCGATGTACCCGCACTTCACCGCGAAATCCGCCGGCCTGTTCTTCATGACCGCCGGTGTGCTGACGCTGCTCGGCGCACTGGCCCAGATCAACCCCGTATGGGAATACGGGCCGTACCGGTCGGACCAGGTCGCCACCGGTGCCCAGCCCGACTGGTACGTCGGATTCCTGGAAGGCGCCCTGCGCCTCATGCCGCCGTGGGAAACCGACGTGTGGGGCCACACCGTCCTGTGGAGCGTCCTGATCCCGGCGGTGCTCCTGCCCGCGCTGTTCTTCCTCGTCCTGTACCTCTATCCGTTCTGCGAGAAGTGGGTCACGCGGGACGGCACCGAACACCACCTGTGCGACCGGCCGCGGAACCGGCCCACGCGGACGGGACTGGGCGTCGCCGGCATCGTCTTCTACGCCGTGCTCCTCGCCGCCGGCGGCAACGATGTGACCGCCTTCGGTTTCGGCGTCTCGGTGAACGCCCTGACCTGGTTCTTCCGCGTGGCCCTGGTGGCGGGCCCGGTGCTCGCGTTCCTGCTCACCAAGCGGATCTGCCTCGCCCTCCAGAGCGAGGACCGCGACGCGCTGCTGGAGGGGGAGGAGACGGGCGAGGTGGCACAGGACCCGAGCGGCGGGCTCGGCGAGGGGCGGCGCGGCCTCTGCGCCGACCGCCGCTACCGGCTGCTCGTCCGCGACGTGCCCGAGCCGCTGCGGCCCCCCGAGGGCGGCCCGGCGCGCCTGGCCCGGCGGCAGCGGGTCCGCCTGGCGCTGAGCAACTGGTACTACCGCGACCGTGTCGACCTGCCGGCCACCCCCGAGCAGCGGGCCCGCGTCGCCGAGCGTACGGCCGGTCCGCAGCGTGGCCCGGACGACTGA
- the ctaD gene encoding cytochrome c oxidase subunit I: MRTEAAAAPRNTVGRAVRRWLTTTDHKVIGNLYLVTAFGFFLFAGALAMLMRAELARPGLQIVSAEQYNQLFTIHGTIMMLLFATPMFAGFSNAVMPLQIGAPDVAFPRLNALTYWLFLFGGLIVVSGFLTPQGAASFGWFAYAPLNSALRTPGAGGDLWTMGLVVSGLSTTLGAVNFIATIMCLRAPGMTMFRMPIFTWNVLFTSILALLAFPVLTAALLALEADRTFGAHIYDPANGGAVLWQHLFWFFGHPEVYIVALPFFGVITEILPVFSRKPVFGYIGMVGATIAITMLSATVWAHHMFATGAVLLPFFSLMSFLIAAPTGVKFFNWIGTMWRGSVSFETPMLWAGGFLVTFLLGGLSGVLIASPPLDFHVTDSYFIVAHLHYVLFGTVVFAMFGGFYFWWPKLTGRLLDERLGRIHFWSLFTGFQLTFLVQHWLGSSGMPRRYADYLAADGFTVLNSLSSAGAFLLGLSTLPFLYNVWRTARRAPKVTVDDPWGYGRSLEWATSCPPPRHNFHTLPRVRSDSPAFDLHHPEALRLPAPQRGSTEPTPDPHRERHM; this comes from the coding sequence ATGCGTACGGAGGCCGCCGCGGCGCCCCGCAACACGGTGGGCCGGGCCGTGCGCCGCTGGCTGACCACGACCGATCACAAGGTGATCGGGAACCTCTATCTCGTCACCGCGTTCGGCTTCTTCCTGTTCGCGGGCGCGCTGGCGATGCTGATGCGTGCCGAACTGGCCCGCCCGGGGCTACAGATCGTCAGCGCCGAGCAGTACAACCAGCTGTTCACCATCCACGGCACGATCATGATGCTGCTGTTCGCGACGCCCATGTTCGCCGGGTTCTCGAACGCGGTCATGCCGTTGCAGATCGGCGCCCCCGACGTGGCCTTCCCCCGGCTGAACGCCCTGACGTACTGGCTGTTCCTGTTCGGCGGCCTGATCGTGGTGTCGGGGTTCCTCACGCCGCAGGGCGCCGCGTCGTTCGGCTGGTTCGCCTACGCGCCGCTGAACAGCGCGCTGCGCACGCCGGGCGCCGGCGGCGACCTGTGGACCATGGGACTCGTCGTGTCGGGCCTCAGCACCACCCTGGGCGCGGTCAACTTCATCGCCACCATCATGTGCCTGCGCGCCCCGGGCATGACCATGTTCCGGATGCCGATCTTCACCTGGAACGTGCTGTTCACCTCGATCCTGGCGCTGCTGGCGTTCCCGGTGCTGACCGCCGCGCTGCTCGCCCTGGAGGCGGACCGCACGTTCGGCGCGCACATCTACGACCCGGCGAACGGCGGGGCGGTCCTGTGGCAGCACCTGTTCTGGTTCTTCGGGCATCCGGAGGTCTATATCGTCGCCCTGCCGTTCTTCGGCGTGATCACGGAGATCCTCCCGGTGTTCAGCCGCAAGCCGGTGTTCGGGTACATCGGCATGGTGGGCGCGACCATCGCCATCACCATGCTCTCGGCGACCGTGTGGGCGCACCACATGTTCGCCACGGGCGCGGTGCTGCTGCCGTTCTTCTCCCTGATGTCCTTTCTGATCGCGGCGCCGACCGGGGTGAAGTTCTTCAACTGGATCGGCACCATGTGGCGCGGCAGCGTGTCGTTCGAGACGCCGATGCTGTGGGCCGGCGGATTCCTGGTCACGTTTCTGCTGGGCGGTCTGAGCGGGGTGCTGATCGCGTCGCCGCCGCTGGACTTCCACGTCACCGACTCGTATTTCATCGTCGCGCACCTGCACTACGTCCTCTTCGGCACGGTGGTCTTCGCGATGTTCGGCGGTTTCTACTTCTGGTGGCCGAAGCTCACGGGGCGCCTGCTGGACGAGCGGCTGGGGAGAATCCACTTCTGGTCGCTCTTCACCGGATTCCAGCTGACGTTCCTCGTGCAGCACTGGCTGGGCTCCAGCGGAATGCCCCGGCGTTACGCGGACTACCTGGCGGCCGACGGGTTCACCGTACTGAACTCGCTCTCCTCGGCCGGCGCGTTCCTGCTGGGGCTTTCCACGCTGCCTTTCCTCTACAACGTGTGGCGTACGGCGCGCCGCGCGCCCAAGGTGACGGTGGACGATCCGTGGGGCTACGGCAGGTCGCTGGAGTGGGCGACGTCCTGCCCGCCGCCCCGGCACAATTTCCACACGCTGCCCCGCGTACGGTCCGACTCCCCCGCCTTCGACCTGCACCACCCCGAAGCACTGCGGCTGCCCGCGCCGCAGCGCGGCAGTACCGAACCGACGCCCGATCCGCACAGAGAGCGGCACATGTGA
- a CDS encoding VOC family protein, protein MTIDGFTTCLWFDGQAEEAAHHYLSIFKNSRLGDIGRYNEAGPGTPGEVMAVEFVLNGQKFMGLNGGPEFKFNEAVSFQVRCADQEEVDYYWERLSDGGEEGPCGWLKDKFGVSWQVFPAELLSLVGDSDPAKAKRATEAMFRMKKIDLAAVRRAHAGEE, encoded by the coding sequence ATGACCATCGACGGTTTCACGACCTGCCTGTGGTTCGACGGCCAGGCCGAGGAAGCGGCGCACCACTACCTCTCCATCTTCAAGAACTCCCGGCTCGGTGACATCGGGCGCTACAACGAGGCCGGCCCCGGGACGCCCGGTGAGGTGATGGCCGTCGAATTCGTCCTCAACGGCCAGAAGTTCATGGGGCTCAACGGCGGCCCTGAATTCAAGTTCAACGAGGCCGTGTCGTTCCAGGTCCGCTGTGCCGACCAGGAGGAAGTGGACTACTACTGGGAGCGGCTCAGCGACGGCGGTGAAGAAGGGCCCTGCGGCTGGCTGAAGGACAAGTTCGGCGTGTCCTGGCAGGTGTTCCCGGCCGAACTCCTCAGCCTGGTCGGCGACTCCGACCCGGCGAAGGCGAAGCGGGCCACCGAGGCGATGTTCCGTATGAAGAAGATCGACCTCGCCGCCGTCCGCAGGGCGCACGCCGGGGAGGAGTAG